One segment of Triticum aestivum cultivar Chinese Spring chromosome 2A, IWGSC CS RefSeq v2.1, whole genome shotgun sequence DNA contains the following:
- the LOC123186280 gene encoding E3 ubiquitin-protein ligase RNF14-like, whose translation MDGSQVSQICEMLDAIWAQLPGQEVVYQWVEWIRNSSLSHLWIDGKIILGPDSPAHKSDNRAISRGLPLNYVIPSMLSYSSKKRRKAFLDDLHMCLICLTESNGSNFIQLPCQHLFCVTCMETLCRIHVKEGTVFQLVCPGTKCNISIPPYLLKNLLREEEFERWDRLLLDKALGSMSDVVYCPRCSMACLADEDKNAQCQSCFFTFCSACKDPRHLGRQCLTPEQKLKASGKLTVREMVQEMLMIRSLYNDARACPNCRMAISRSEGCNMMYCVNCGKSFCFRCGEAMTASNYNHFSKCGLFAPQKKDYNTNDLEKRLKELETAERVARMHPLGSTIECPKCRQKIFKDDDEYVFCWACQARYCTLCEKRVEFTRQHGARGHWGSPECVGITL comes from the exons ATGGATGGGTCCCAAGTTTCTCAGATATGTGAGATGCTCGACGCCATCTGGGCACAACTCCCGGGGCAGGAGGTGGTATATCAGTGGGTTGAGTGGATCCGCAATTCGTCGCTGTCACACCTCTGGATTGATGGCAAAATAATATTAGGTCCAGACAGCCCAGCACACAAATCAGATAATCGTGCTATCTCAAGAGGTCTCCCATTGAATTATGTAATCCCTTCGATGCTCAGCTACAGTAGTAAGAAGCGTCGTAAAGCTTTTCTTGATGATCTTCATATGTGCCTGATATGCCTTACAGAGAGCAATG GTTCAAACTTCATCCAGCTGCCATGCCAGCACTTGTTTTGTGTCACGTGCATGGAGACCTTGTGCAGGATACATGTGAAGGAAGGTACTGTGTTCCAATTGGTGTGCCCCGGCACCAAGTGCAACATTTCTATTCCGCCGTATCTGCTAAAGAATCTTCTCAGGGAAGAAGAGTTTGAACGTTGGGATAGGCTTCTTCTTGACAAAGCATTGGGCTCAATGTCAGACGTGGTCTACTGTCCAAGGTGTTCGATGGCTTGCTTGGCAGACGAGGATAAGAACGCGCAATGTCAAAGTTGTTTCTTTACCTTCTGCTCAGCTTGCAAGGATCCACGCCATCTAGGGAGACAGTGTTTAACACCAGAACAAAAGCTCAAG GCATCAGGCAAGTTAACTGTGAGGGAGATGGTGCAGGAGATGCTGATGATCAGAAGTTTATACAACGATGCTAGAGCATGTCCAAACTGCCGAATGGCCATTAGCAGAAGTGAAGGGTGTAACATGATGTATTGTGTGAACTGTGGCAAGTCATTCTGCTTCCGTTGTGGCGAGGCCATGACTGCTAGCAATTATAACCATTTCAG TAAATGTGGGCTCTTTGCGCCGCAAAAAAAGGACTATAACACAAATGATTTGGAGAAGCGACTGAAAGAGCTAGAAACCGCAGAACGCGTGGCTCGAATGCATCCGTTAGGCAGTACCATCGAATGCCCGAAATGCCGTCAGAAAATTTTCAAG GATGATGATGAATATGTTTTCTGCTGGGCCTGTCAAGCCAGGTATTGTACGCTGTGCGAGAAGCGGGTCGAGTTTACAAGGCAACATGGGGCAAGGGGGCACTGGGGCTCGCCGGAATGCGTGGGGATAACTCTCTAG